The proteins below are encoded in one region of Firmicutes bacterium HGW-Firmicutes-1:
- a CDS encoding pyridoxamine 5'-phosphate oxidase family protein, giving the protein MRRKEKEITDINEIEQILKRAQVCRLALSFKDNPYIIPMNFGYRDNHLYFHCAREGKKLEIIEENPKVCFEVEVDKELMKGEKGCNCSMKYQSVIGFGIASIIDEQLEKVAALDIIMEQYFENKNFNFSPSSVDAVKIIKVEINEMRGKKSGF; this is encoded by the coding sequence ATGAGAAGAAAAGAAAAAGAAATAACAGACATAAATGAAATTGAGCAAATTTTAAAAAGAGCACAAGTATGTAGGCTGGCACTCTCTTTTAAAGATAATCCATACATAATTCCAATGAACTTCGGATATAGAGATAATCATTTGTATTTTCATTGTGCCAGAGAAGGCAAGAAGCTTGAGATCATAGAGGAAAATCCTAAAGTTTGTTTTGAAGTTGAAGTAGATAAAGAATTAATGAAAGGTGAAAAGGGATGTAATTGCTCCATGAAATATCAAAGCGTGATTGGCTTTGGTATAGCATCAATCATCGATGAACAATTAGAAAAAGTAGCAGCGCTAGATATTATAATGGAACAATATTTCGAGAATAAAAATTTCAACTTTAGTCCGTCATCAGTAGATGCGGTAAAAATTATTAAAGTAGAAATTAATGAAATGAGGGGTAAGAAATCAGGATTTTAA
- a CDS encoding glycerol-3-phosphate dehydrogenase has product MKVSIIGCGRWGAFLGWYANKIGHEVLIWGRESSKNMAILKETRKNEYLQLSQNVILSNSLEEAISFSNYIIISISSQHLRSTCQKLNEFDLEGKTIILAMKGIEVDTGFRLTQVLLSEIKQHINISIWVGPGHAQAFTEGIPNCMLISSSTIDVSKQVVTEFGSELIRLYIGQDIIGNEIGAAAKNVIGIAAGMLDGLNYSSLKGALMARGSREVARLVRAMGGNELTVYGLSHVGDYEATLFSKFSHNRRFGEDFVKGIEFNKLAEGVSTVKALLLLADKCYVDMPICKAIYSILYDNEDPKQVLNDLFLRPITFEF; this is encoded by the coding sequence ATGAAAGTATCAATTATTGGATGTGGAAGATGGGGAGCTTTTCTTGGATGGTATGCAAATAAAATAGGTCACGAAGTATTAATTTGGGGAAGAGAATCTTCCAAAAATATGGCTATATTAAAAGAAACAAGAAAAAATGAATATCTACAATTAAGCCAAAATGTTATTCTTTCAAATTCTCTTGAAGAGGCAATCAGCTTCTCAAATTATATAATCATCTCCATTAGCTCACAGCATCTTAGATCTACGTGCCAGAAGTTGAATGAGTTTGACCTAGAAGGAAAAACCATCATTTTAGCGATGAAAGGAATTGAAGTAGATACTGGCTTTAGGTTGACACAAGTGCTTTTAAGTGAAATAAAGCAACATATCAACATTTCGATATGGGTTGGCCCGGGACATGCACAAGCATTTACAGAAGGAATACCTAACTGCATGTTAATCAGTTCTAGTACGATTGACGTATCAAAACAGGTGGTTACTGAATTTGGTAGCGAGCTCATTAGACTTTATATTGGGCAAGACATTATTGGAAATGAAATAGGAGCAGCAGCAAAGAACGTCATTGGTATAGCAGCAGGAATGCTAGATGGTTTAAATTACAGTAGCTTAAAGGGGGCGTTAATGGCTAGGGGATCAAGAGAAGTAGCGAGATTAGTAAGAGCTATGGGAGGAAATGAATTGACGGTATATGGGTTGAGCCATGTTGGTGATTATGAGGCCACTCTTTTTTCGAAATTTAGTCACAATAGAAGATTTGGTGAAGATTTTGTAAAAGGTATAGAATTTAATAAATTAGCGGAAGGTGTATCAACAGTAAAGGCATTGCTATTACTTGCAGATAAGTGTTATGTAGATATGCCAATATGTAAAGCGATATATTCCATATTATACGATAATGAAGATCCTAAGCAAGTACTGAATGATTTGTTTTTGCGCCCAATAACATTTGAATTTTAA
- a CDS encoding YafY family transcriptional regulator produces the protein MKINRLLEITILLMNKGSITAKELANRFEVSTRTIYRDIDVLSLSGVPVYANKGKGGGISLLDSFTLNKTVISEQESDSILLALKTLEATRYPDVELILDKISSVFKKTNATDWVHIDFSPWGSRPNEYNKFQEIKRAILEHKVVSCDYVNSEGDKSQRFIEPMKLLFKGQGWYLWGYCKNKCDFRMFRISRVKNVIVTEEFYERRQEQAIDYQEFTDPMMVLIPLILRFQPQALYRIYDDFDDELITRNADGTCDVHVAFPEDDWIYGYLLSYGSMLEVLEPETIRLEVKYRIENSLKNYQ, from the coding sequence ATGAAAATAAATCGGTTACTTGAAATAACAATATTATTGATGAATAAAGGAAGCATTACTGCTAAAGAATTGGCGAATAGATTCGAAGTATCTACTAGAACGATTTATAGAGATATAGATGTTTTATCTTTATCTGGGGTACCTGTTTATGCAAATAAAGGTAAGGGTGGAGGAATATCCTTGCTTGATAGCTTTACACTGAATAAAACAGTGATATCGGAGCAAGAGAGCGATAGTATTTTACTTGCATTAAAAACATTAGAGGCTACAAGGTATCCAGATGTTGAACTGATCCTTGATAAAATTAGTTCAGTCTTTAAAAAAACAAATGCTACCGATTGGGTACATATTGATTTTTCTCCATGGGGAAGTAGACCAAATGAATATAATAAGTTTCAAGAAATAAAAAGAGCGATATTAGAACATAAAGTAGTTTCATGTGACTATGTTAATAGCGAAGGAGATAAAAGCCAGAGATTTATAGAGCCTATGAAGCTGTTATTTAAAGGGCAAGGATGGTATTTGTGGGGCTATTGTAAAAACAAATGCGACTTTAGAATGTTTAGAATTTCAAGAGTGAAGAATGTGATTGTAACTGAAGAGTTTTATGAAAGAAGGCAGGAACAAGCAATTGATTATCAAGAATTTACTGACCCTATGATGGTTCTAATACCGTTAATTTTAAGGTTTCAACCTCAGGCTTTATATAGAATTTATGATGATTTTGATGATGAGCTTATTACTAGAAATGCTGATGGTACTTGTGATGTTCATGTTGCATTTCCAGAAGATGATTGGATATATGGATATTTATTATCGTATGGTAGTATGCTGGAGGTATTAGAACCTGAAACAATACGACTTGAAGTGAAGTATAGAATAGAAAATTCCTTAAAAAATTATCAATAG